One segment of Alnus glutinosa chromosome 2, dhAlnGlut1.1, whole genome shotgun sequence DNA contains the following:
- the LOC133861468 gene encoding serine carboxypeptidase-like 40, whose product MESSNKPFCCWVLLAFLILSCFVAQTHGWMMRERLLHPYKFTLKPYFGVDDTNLFEAIDDVVDETNINVLIPQEGSKEKDRIERLPGQPPVNFSQYGGYVTVDKSAGRALYYYFVEAQHSKDTMPLLLWLNGGPGCSSLAYGAMQELGPFRVLSDGKTLFTNKFSWNSAANVLFLESPAGVGFSYSNTTSDYNKMEDRNIAMDNYVFLVNWLERYPEYKNRAFYISGESYAGHYVPQLAQIILYNNKKANKTIINLKGIIIGNAVMNFETDTQGMYDYLATHAIASDRDVSEIRQRCIPFKDPANISLVCSAAMNVVNSIMFDIDLYNIYAPLCISPNTTFQPKKASIFKFDPCSDNYVYAYMNRPEVQEALHANVTKLTHDWQSCSDVLNFTGIDPPSTIIPLLREFMANALRVWIYSGDVDGVVPVTATKYSINSMSLPVKTAWHSWFLNKEVGGYTELYEGDLTLVTVRGAGHQVPSYQPARALSLIKHFLDGMPLPGTKIK is encoded by the exons aTGGAAAGTAGTAATAAGCCTTTTTgttgttgggttcttttggcCTTTCTCATTCTTTCATGCTTTGTGGCTCAAACTCATGGGTGGATGATGAGAGAACGTCTTCTACATCCTTACAAGTTCACGCTGAAGCCATATTTTGGTGTAGACGACACAAATCTTTTCGAGGCAATTGACGACGTCGTCGATGAGACCAATATTAATGTCCTTATTCCTCAGGAGGGCTCAAAGGAAAAAGATAGGATTGAGAGACTGCCTGGACAACCTCCAGTGAATTTTTCTCAATATGGTGGTTATgtcaccgtggataaatcagcaGGTCGTGCGCTTTATTATTACTTTGTCGAAGCTCAGCATTCCAAGGATACAatgcctcttcttctttggctcaATGGAG GCCCAGGTTGTTCATCTCTGGCTTATGGAGCAATGCAAGAACTTGGACCATTTCGCGTGCTCAGCGATGGCAAAACACTTTTCACAAACAAATTTTCTTGGAATTCTg CTGCGAACGTTTTGTTTCTTGAGTCACCTGCTGGGGTGGGATTTTCATACTCCAATACAACATCAGATTACAACAAAATGGAGGATAGAAACATTGCAATGGATAATTATGTGTTTTTGGTGAATTGGCTTGAGAGATATCCTGAGTACAAAAACCGAGCTTTTTATATTTCTGGAGAGAGCTATGCTGGGCATTATGTTCCTCAGCTTGCACAAATCATTCTCTACAATAACAAAAAGGCTAACAAGACCATTATCAACCTCAAAGGGATCATt ATTGGAAATGCAGTAATGAATTTTGAAACTGATACACAAGGCATGTACGATTACCTTGCGACACATGCTATCGCTTCGGATCGAGATGTGTCTGAAATACGACAAAGATGTATCCCATTCAAAGATCCCGCCAATATCTCCCTTGTGTGCAGTGCAGCCATGAACGTAGTTAACTCCATTATGTTCGACATTGATTTATATAACATCTATGCTCCCCTGTGCATTTCTCCCAACACAACATTCCAGCCCAAGAAAGCTTCT ATATTTAAATTTGATCCATGTAGCGACAATTATGTGTATGCTTATATGAATCGGCCTGAGGTTCAAGAAGCCCTTCATGCCAATGTAACTAAACTTACACACGATTGGCAGTCATGCAGTGATGTCCTAAATTTCACAGGAATAGACCCCCCATCAACCATCATTCCCCTTCTACGGGAGTTCATGGCCAATGCACTTCGAGTTTGGATTTATAG TGGCGACGTTGATGGAGTGGTTCCTGTTACTGCGACAAAGTACTCTATAAACTCAATGAGTCTTCCTGTAAAGACTGCTTGGCATTCTTGGTTCCTCAATAAAGAG GTTGGTGGCTACACAGAATTGTATGAGGGAGACCTAACATTGGTGACAGTGAGAGGCGCAGGGCACCAAGTGCCGAGCTATCAGCCTGCCAGAGCACTTTCTTTGATCAAGCACTTCCTTGATGGCATGCCTCTTCCTGGCACTAAAATTAAGTGA